From Desulfuromonas soudanensis, the proteins below share one genomic window:
- the thiF gene encoding sulfur carrier protein ThiS adenylyltransferase ThiF: MRIHINEKSAEMADDATLLQVRQRFKADADVMIVNGFPATVDARLCDGDRVVLIRRGERPDADELEALMAARHTPGVHARIKRSVVGIAGAGGLGSAIAVALARIGVGTLIIADFDVVEPSNLNRQQYFIDQIGLPKVVALAENLARINPYVRVAAHNLRLTPDNIPQLFGEVDVLTEAFDGADQKAMLVETFLGYCPGRPLVAASGMAGYGPSNTLTTRRAAGNFYLVGDLESAAGPGEGLMAPRVGIAAHHQANAVLRLLLGEEPG, from the coding sequence ATGCGCATCCATATCAACGAAAAATCAGCCGAAATGGCCGACGACGCCACCCTCCTGCAGGTGCGGCAGCGTTTCAAGGCCGACGCCGACGTGATGATCGTCAACGGCTTCCCCGCCACCGTCGACGCAAGGCTCTGCGACGGCGACCGGGTGGTCCTGATACGCCGCGGCGAGCGCCCCGACGCCGATGAGCTCGAGGCGTTGATGGCCGCCCGCCACACCCCGGGCGTACACGCCCGGATCAAACGTTCTGTCGTCGGTATCGCCGGTGCCGGCGGCCTCGGTTCCGCCATCGCCGTCGCTCTGGCGCGGATCGGGGTGGGGACACTGATCATCGCCGACTTCGACGTCGTCGAACCGTCCAATCTCAACCGCCAGCAGTATTTCATCGACCAGATCGGTCTCCCCAAGGTCGTGGCCCTGGCTGAGAACCTGGCGCGGATCAACCCCTACGTCAGGGTTGCCGCCCACAACCTGCGCCTGACCCCGGACAACATTCCGCAGCTCTTCGGCGAGGTGGACGTTCTGACCGAAGCCTTCGACGGCGCCGACCAGAAGGCCATGCTCGTCGAAACCTTTCTCGGATACTGCCCCGGGAGGCCGCTGGTCGCCGCCTCGGGAATGGCCGGATACGGCCCTTCCAACACCCTGACCACCCGCCGCGCCGCCGGCAATTTCTATCTGGTCGGCGATCTGGAGTCGGCCGCCGGACCCGGCGAAGGGCTGATGGCCCCCCGGGTCGGCATCGCCGCCCACCATCAGGCCAACGCCGTGCTGCGACTCCTCCTCGGCGAAGAACCGGGGTGA
- the thiS gene encoding sulfur carrier protein ThiS, which yields MMITVNGREREVAPGTSVGALLETLNMEIARVAVEFNRAILPRDRLSATLLQEGDTLEIVQFVGGG from the coding sequence ATGATGATCACCGTTAATGGCCGAGAGCGGGAGGTCGCCCCCGGAACGTCCGTCGGCGCCCTCCTCGAAACGCTGAACATGGAGATCGCCCGCGTCGCGGTTGAATTCAACCGGGCAATCCTCCCCCGGGATCGCCTCAGTGCCACCCTGCTGCAGGAGGGGGACACCCTGGAGATCGTCCAGTTCGTCGGCGGCGGATAG
- a CDS encoding thiazole synthase, protein MDPLIIAGRSFHSRLLVGTGKFASNAAMVSAMEGSGAEIVTVALRRVDIDNPADSMLSHIDRNRYLLLPNTSGARDAEEAVRLARLARAAGCEPWVKLEITPDPYYLLPDPVETLKAAEILVKEGFIVLPYINADPVLAKRLQEVGTATVMPLGAPIGSNRGLRTRDLIAIIIEQAIVPVIVDAGLGAPSHAAEAMEMGADAVLVNTALAVSANPGGMGIAFKKGVEAGREAYLAGLGRQQDRAEASSPLTGFLGD, encoded by the coding sequence ATGGATCCGTTGATCATTGCCGGCCGCAGCTTCCATTCCCGCCTGCTGGTCGGCACAGGCAAATTCGCTTCCAACGCCGCCATGGTCTCAGCCATGGAAGGATCGGGAGCCGAGATCGTCACTGTGGCCCTGCGTCGCGTCGACATCGACAATCCGGCCGACAGCATGCTCTCCCACATCGATCGCAACCGCTATCTCCTCCTCCCCAACACCAGCGGCGCCCGCGACGCCGAGGAGGCGGTGCGCCTGGCCCGTCTGGCCCGGGCCGCCGGCTGCGAGCCGTGGGTCAAGCTCGAGATCACCCCCGACCCCTACTACCTCCTCCCCGATCCCGTCGAGACCCTCAAGGCTGCCGAGATCCTGGTCAAAGAAGGGTTCATCGTCCTCCCCTACATCAATGCCGACCCGGTGCTGGCCAAGCGCCTGCAGGAAGTCGGTACCGCCACCGTCATGCCCCTCGGCGCTCCCATCGGCTCCAACAGGGGACTCAGGACCCGGGATCTCATCGCCATCATCATCGAACAGGCGATCGTTCCGGTCATCGTCGACGCCGGACTCGGCGCCCCGTCCCACGCCGCCGAAGCGATGGAAATGGGAGCCGACGCCGTCCTGGTCAACACCGCCCTCGCCGTCAGCGCCAACCCCGGCGGGATGGGGATCGCCTTCAAAAAGGGGGTCGAGGCCGGCCGCGAGGCCTACCTGGCCGGACTCGGCAGGCAACAGGACCGCGCCGAGGCGTCGAGTCCCCTGACCGGATTCCTGGGAGACTGA
- the thiH gene encoding 2-iminoacetate synthase ThiH: protein MSFVDEINKYDPEQVRAGIAAKTVSDVERALSSERLRPDDFMALISPAAEGFLEAMAQKAHRLTRQRFGNTILLYAPLYISNECSNGCLYCGFNAHNRVPRRTLTLDEVERDARILHNLGFRHILLVTGEAPAKVGNDLLAAAARRIRPLFSSISIEVYPMEEAGYAQMVEAGVDGLTVYQETYDRALYSQLHPFGKKRDYDFRLLTPERAGAAGLRRIGIGFLQGLGDFRSDAFFTGLHALYLSRNFWRTQISVSFPRMRPAEGGFSPPSPVSDRSLVQLICAMRLLMPDAGLVLSTRESAALRDNLLPLGITQMSAGSCTAPGGYADGDRSTEQFAIDDDRTPAEVCALLRSRGYDPVWKDWDSAFLDRSAGC, encoded by the coding sequence GTGTCCTTCGTCGACGAAATCAATAAATATGATCCGGAACAGGTCCGCGCCGGGATCGCCGCCAAGACGGTCAGCGACGTCGAGCGCGCCCTCTCCTCCGAGCGGCTGCGCCCTGACGATTTCATGGCGCTGATTTCCCCCGCCGCCGAAGGTTTTCTCGAGGCCATGGCGCAGAAGGCGCACCGCCTGACCCGGCAACGCTTCGGCAACACCATTCTCCTCTACGCCCCCCTCTACATCTCCAATGAATGCAGCAACGGCTGCCTCTACTGCGGCTTCAACGCCCACAACAGGGTCCCCCGTCGCACCCTGACCCTCGACGAAGTCGAGCGGGACGCCCGCATCCTCCACAACCTCGGGTTCCGCCACATCCTCCTGGTGACCGGAGAAGCCCCGGCCAAGGTCGGCAACGATCTCCTGGCCGCCGCGGCGCGGCGCATCCGCCCCCTGTTCAGCTCCATCTCCATCGAGGTCTACCCCATGGAGGAGGCGGGGTACGCCCAGATGGTCGAGGCCGGAGTCGACGGCCTCACCGTCTATCAGGAGACCTACGACCGCGCTCTCTACAGCCAGCTGCACCCCTTCGGCAAGAAGCGCGACTACGATTTCCGCCTCCTCACGCCGGAGAGGGCCGGGGCCGCCGGTCTGCGCCGCATCGGCATCGGTTTTCTCCAGGGGCTCGGCGACTTCCGCAGCGATGCCTTCTTCACCGGGCTGCACGCCCTCTACCTCTCCCGGAACTTCTGGCGCACCCAGATCTCCGTCTCCTTTCCGCGGATGCGCCCGGCCGAAGGGGGTTTCTCCCCCCCCAGTCCGGTCTCCGACCGCAGCCTGGTGCAACTGATCTGCGCCATGCGCCTGCTGATGCCCGATGCCGGCCTCGTCCTTTCCACCCGCGAGAGCGCCGCGCTGCGCGACAATCTCCTCCCCCTGGGGATCACCCAGATGAGCGCCGGATCCTGCACCGCCCCCGGCGGCTACGCCGACGGCGACCGCAGCACCGAGCAGTTCGCCATCGACGACGACCGCACCCCCGCCGAAGTCTGCGCGCTCTTGCGCAGCCGGGGATACGACCCGGTGTGGAAAGACTGGGACAGCGCCTTTCTCGACAGAAGCGCCGGCTGCTGA
- the thiE gene encoding thiamine phosphate synthase — MDAPPRIDFPLYLITDRLLLPAGRTLIEAVTSALEGGVRAVQLREKDLDDAALYPLARELRALTRAFGARLLINDRIDLALAIGADGVHLGGNSLPTAEARRFLGPAPLIGVSTHRLEEIAGAASQGADFVTFGPVYFTASKAPYGEPVGLEALRCACIAPPLPVFALGGIQLHRISEVLDSGVRGIALISAILSRPDPAGAAREILARLKKI, encoded by the coding sequence ATGGATGCCCCGCCCCGGATCGACTTTCCCCTCTATCTGATCACCGACCGGCTGCTGCTCCCGGCGGGGCGCACCCTGATCGAGGCCGTAACTTCCGCTCTCGAAGGGGGGGTGAGGGCGGTCCAGCTGCGGGAGAAGGACCTCGACGATGCCGCGCTCTACCCCCTGGCCAGGGAGCTGCGCGCCCTCACCCGGGCGTTCGGCGCCAGGCTGCTCATCAACGACCGTATCGACCTGGCCCTGGCCATCGGGGCCGACGGCGTCCACCTCGGCGGCAACTCCCTGCCGACGGCCGAAGCCCGGCGCTTTCTCGGCCCCGCCCCATTGATCGGCGTTTCCACCCACCGTCTGGAGGAGATCGCCGGGGCCGCTTCCCAGGGGGCCGATTTCGTCACCTTCGGTCCGGTCTATTTCACCGCCTCCAAGGCGCCCTACGGCGAGCCGGTCGGCCTCGAGGCCCTGCGCTGCGCCTGCATCGCCCCTCCCCTGCCGGTCTTTGCCCTCGGCGGCATCCAACTCCACAGAATCAGCGAAGTCCTCGACAGCGGCGTCCGGGGGATCGCCCTGATCTCTGCCATCCTCTCCCGCCCTGACCCGGCCGGCGCCGCCCGCGAAATCCTCGCCCGCCTGAAGAAGATTTGA